One segment of Halanaerobiaceae bacterium ANBcell28 DNA contains the following:
- a CDS encoding cellulose binding domain-containing protein: MKKYSNRFFAYTILLVFLLLFSQALFANTGQVELELRQDTTAVTNSINPVFTIRNVSNASISLSDLEIRYYYTIDDNQGQSFWCDHAAIVSPDYNGITDSVQGSFVQMPSSTSGASHYLSVEFSGGTLESSAIAEIQTRFAKNDWSNYNQSNDFSFNNANNVAVFLNGQLVWGNTPGGGIIEPERPTEPRLNSAVAGDREVTLSWSSVSNADGYEVKYGTRRGSYSETLDVGSTTRYTVSGLTNNTTYYFVVSAYNDVGSSNNSNEMSATPQSGTQPSGDLTIEIGLESAEPGDRV, translated from the coding sequence GTGAAGAAGTATTCAAATCGATTTTTTGCTTATACAATCTTGCTAGTGTTTTTACTATTATTTAGCCAAGCTTTATTTGCAAATACTGGCCAGGTTGAGTTGGAGCTAAGACAGGATACTACAGCAGTAACAAACTCAATTAATCCTGTATTTACAATAAGAAACGTTAGCAATGCTTCAATTAGTCTTTCAGACCTTGAGATCAGATACTATTATACAATAGACGATAATCAAGGACAGAGTTTTTGGTGTGACCATGCAGCGATAGTATCACCAGATTATAATGGCATTACAGATTCTGTACAGGGTTCATTTGTGCAAATGCCTAGTAGCACATCAGGTGCAAGCCATTATTTATCTGTAGAATTTTCAGGAGGCACATTAGAATCTTCTGCGATTGCGGAGATTCAAACTAGATTTGCTAAGAATGATTGGTCAAATTATAATCAAAGTAATGACTTTTCGTTTAATAATGCTAATAATGTAGCTGTATTCTTAAATGGCCAATTAGTTTGGGGTAATACTCCAGGTGGAGGTATTATTGAACCTGAACGTCCAACAGAGCCACGATTGAATTCAGCAGTAGCTGGTGATAGAGAGGTAACACTAAGTTGGAGTAGTGTAAGTAATGCTGATGGTTATGAAGTAAAGTATGGTACAAGAAGAGGTAGTTATTCAGAAACGTTAGACGTAGGAAGTACTACTAGATATACAGTATCAGGCTTAACAAATAATACCACTTATTACTTTGTAGTATCAGCATATAACGATGTAGGAAGTAGTAATAATTCAAATGAAATGAGTGCTACACCACAAAGTGGAACACAACCATCAGGAGACTTAACAATAGAAATAGGTCTTGAGTCAGCAGAACCTGGTGACAGAGT
- a CDS encoding MraY family glycosyltransferase, whose amino-acid sequence MLTYISAFFVSLLLTYLLTPMVKKIAFRMDALDMPGERRINKKAIPTMGGIAIYLGFLIPVLLLTNMTSTMLGIILGGSFILIVGILDDLYELSPGLKLSGQIAAASILILFGVRVEFITNPFGGMIYLGTWGIPLTLLWVVSITNTVNLVDGLDGLAAGISVIAALTLFFVGLQEGQFTAAIMAIALAGSSLGFLKYNFNPADIFMGDTGAMFLGFILAAISVSGALKSAAAVTLIVPVLALGVPIFDTIFAIIRRLYNKKPIGEADHGHLHHRLLALGLNQRQAVLSVYGISLGLGLMALIINGSNFQDAVIILISVVLLLVYGAWKVGIFSVELPTESTSLENSNL is encoded by the coding sequence ATGCTGACTTATATTTCTGCATTTTTCGTTAGCTTATTATTGACTTACCTTTTAACTCCAATGGTTAAAAAAATTGCTTTTAGAATGGATGCATTAGATATGCCTGGGGAACGTCGGATTAATAAGAAGGCTATTCCTACAATGGGTGGTATAGCTATTTATCTGGGATTTTTGATCCCTGTCTTATTACTAACAAATATGACGAGTACTATGTTGGGCATTATATTAGGCGGAAGTTTTATTTTAATCGTTGGTATTTTAGATGACTTATATGAGCTGTCTCCAGGGTTAAAGTTGAGCGGACAGATTGCTGCTGCTAGTATATTGATTTTATTTGGTGTAAGGGTAGAATTCATCACTAATCCATTTGGAGGTATGATTTATCTAGGTACTTGGGGAATACCATTAACTCTTTTATGGGTTGTTAGTATAACCAATACTGTAAATTTGGTTGATGGATTAGATGGACTGGCTGCCGGTATTTCTGTTATTGCAGCTCTTACGCTTTTTTTCGTTGGTTTACAGGAGGGTCAATTTACAGCTGCTATAATGGCGATTGCTCTTGCAGGAAGTTCTTTAGGTTTTTTAAAGTATAATTTTAATCCAGCTGATATCTTTATGGGCGATACTGGAGCAATGTTTTTAGGCTTTATTTTAGCTGCTATATCTGTTTCAGGAGCATTGAAAAGTGCTGCTGCAGTTACTCTTATAGTTCCAGTTTTGGCATTAGGTGTACCTATATTTGATACGATTTTTGCTATTATAAGACGATTATATAACAAAAAGCCAATTGGAGAAGCTGATCATGGACACCTCCATCATAGACTTTTAGCCTTGGGCTTAAATCAACGGCAAGCTGTCTTAAGCGTATATGGAATAAGTTTAGGATTGGGTTTAATGGCATTGATAATTAATGGATCTAATTTTCAAGATGCAGTTATTATATTAATAAGTGTTGTTTTATTATTGGTTTATGGTGCCTGGAAAGTAGGGATCTTTTCCGTGGAATTGCCAACTGAGAGTACTTCGTTAGAGAATAGCAATTTGTAG
- the upp gene encoding uracil phosphoribosyltransferase, translated as MSNLTVTDHPLIQHKIALIRDKKTGAKEFRELVNEIATLMAYEVTRDLPLKEVEIETPLQKTKANKISGKKVGVVPILRAGLGMLDGVLKLIPTAKVGHVGLYREPDTLEPVEYYCKMPTDVEERDLIVIDPMLATGGSASAAIHFVKERKPRSIKLMCLISAPEGIKRVQEDHPDVDIFIAAVDEKLNDHAYIVPGLGDAGDRLYGTK; from the coding sequence ATGAGTAATCTTACTGTAACAGATCATCCTTTAATACAACATAAAATTGCTTTAATAAGAGACAAAAAAACAGGTGCAAAAGAATTTAGAGAATTAGTTAATGAAATAGCTACTTTAATGGCTTATGAGGTTACCAGAGATCTTCCTTTAAAAGAGGTAGAAATAGAAACTCCACTCCAAAAAACTAAGGCTAATAAAATTTCGGGTAAGAAAGTTGGAGTTGTGCCCATATTACGCGCAGGCCTTGGAATGTTAGATGGAGTGTTAAAATTAATACCAACAGCTAAAGTTGGTCATGTGGGTTTGTATCGTGAGCCAGATACATTGGAACCGGTGGAATATTATTGTAAAATGCCAACAGACGTAGAAGAAAGAGACTTAATTGTAATTGATCCAATGTTAGCTACTGGAGGTTCAGCTTCAGCTGCTATTCACTTTGTTAAAGAAAGGAAACCACGCAGTATTAAATTGATGTGTCTTATCTCTGCGCCAGAGGGAATAAAGCGGGTACAGGAAGATCATCCAGATGTTGATATTTTTATTGCTGCTGTAGATGAAAAGTTAAATGATCATGCTTATATAGTACCTGGCTTAGGAGATGCTGGCGATAGATTATACGGCACCAAATAA
- the rpiB gene encoding ribose 5-phosphate isomerase B, with translation MRIAIGSDHAAYDLKRDIIEFLNEKGYEYKDMGTDSSQSVDYPDYSYEVAKLVADGECDKGILICGTGIGMCITANKVKGIRAALCHDTFSARATRNHNNSNVLTMGARVVGPGLALDIVKVWLGEDFDGGRHQNRIDKITEIERGERNSDE, from the coding sequence ATGAGGATTGCAATTGGTTCAGATCATGCAGCTTATGATTTAAAAAGGGATATAATTGAGTTTTTGAATGAAAAAGGATATGAGTACAAAGATATGGGAACTGACTCAAGTCAATCTGTTGATTATCCAGATTATAGTTATGAAGTAGCAAAATTAGTCGCTGATGGTGAGTGCGATAAAGGGATACTCATTTGTGGGACTGGAATAGGAATGTGTATCACAGCTAATAAAGTAAAAGGAATAAGAGCAGCTTTGTGCCATGATACTTTTTCTGCGAGAGCAACTAGGAATCATAATAATAGCAATGTATTGACAATGGGAGCAAGAGTTGTGGGTCCAGGACTTGCTTTAGATATAGTCAAAGTTTGGCTAGGTGAAGATTTTGATGGTGGAAGACACCAAAATAGAATAGATAAAATTACAGAAATTGAAAGGGGAGAACGTAATTCTGATGAGTAA
- a CDS encoding low molecular weight protein arginine phosphatase, translating into MPKIVFVCTGNTCRSPMAELLLKKMLHERGIEGWRVFSAGISAFPGQTISRNAADVLKDEGIDSSKHLSKELSKEMISEASLLITMTRVHKKIILEEFPEYADKIYTLKECSNSETGDVIDPYGQSHDIYIDTRDDIKESLEGVLGKLAQSKN; encoded by the coding sequence TTGCCAAAGATAGTTTTTGTTTGTACAGGCAATACATGTAGGAGTCCAATGGCAGAGTTGTTGTTAAAAAAAATGCTTCATGAGAGAGGTATTGAAGGTTGGCGAGTTTTTTCAGCTGGAATATCCGCCTTTCCAGGTCAGACGATTAGTAGAAATGCTGCTGATGTCCTAAAAGATGAAGGGATAGATTCAAGTAAACATTTAAGTAAAGAACTCAGTAAAGAAATGATATCAGAGGCAAGTTTACTTATAACTATGACAAGAGTACATAAGAAGATTATTTTGGAAGAGTTTCCTGAATATGCAGATAAAATATATACACTAAAAGAATGTTCTAATTCTGAAACAGGCGATGTGATTGATCCTTATGGACAATCTCATGATATATACATTGATACAAGAGATGATATTAAGGAATCTCTTGAAGGTGTTTTAGGCAAATTGGCTCAATCTAAAAATTAA
- a CDS encoding manganese efflux pump, which produces MTSWETLALAIALGTDAFSVAIICGIQQFENKSIIRISGVIALFHIVMPLLGIYGGKIIQDILRVLFNIEGNLEGALNVVGSGLLMLIGAYMIVERWLETEEELCNFNVKGWGLIVLAFSVSIDSLSVGISLGMLGNITFIVTLVIGFVAGIMMALGLVFGSKLGHFMGEKAQILGGFALIFLGLHFSGVIY; this is translated from the coding sequence TTGACATCTTGGGAGACTCTCGCACTAGCTATTGCACTTGGAACAGATGCTTTTTCAGTAGCTATTATATGTGGGATTCAACAGTTTGAGAATAAAAGTATTATAAGAATTAGTGGAGTTATTGCCCTTTTCCATATCGTAATGCCATTGCTTGGTATTTATGGAGGAAAGATTATACAGGATATTTTACGTGTTTTATTTAATATAGAGGGTAATTTGGAAGGGGCTCTAAATGTAGTAGGTTCTGGTTTATTAATGTTAATAGGAGCCTATATGATAGTAGAAAGATGGCTAGAAACTGAAGAAGAACTATGTAATTTTAATGTTAAGGGTTGGGGTTTGATTGTTCTTGCTTTTAGTGTAAGTATAGATTCTCTTTCAGTAGGTATAAGTTTGGGCATGTTAGGTAATATTACTTTTATAGTAACTCTAGTAATTGGTTTTGTAGCAGGAATAATGATGGCTTTAGGTCTGGTTTTTGGTTCCAAGTTAGGTCATTTTATGGGAGAAAAGGCACAGATATTGGGTGGATTCGCTTTGATTTTCTTGGGATTGCATTTTTCAGGTGTGATATATTGA
- a CDS encoding L-threonylcarbamoyladenylate synthase, with product MSKKYDTIFQKVNYNLIKEANIEELKKEEAVKLAANLLKKGEVLAFPTETVYGLGADASKTKAVEKIYQAKGRPQDNPLIVHIANREQLRSLIRGDISVETENLISNFWPGPLTIILDKNDLLPDATTAGLSSVAIRMPAHPLSRALIELSGLALAAPSANKSGAPSPTTADHVANDLDGRIAMILDGGPSKVGLESTVLDVRGQVRILRPGGVSRKDIEKVLGYKLDDSNNYVQGKLEKELDNEKPLSPGMKYRHYSPETPLYIVKDNDDLVKILEEILHSNKGDNYQKECQEAVGFILTNESYEKYSSFLHGPGIKLIKMGSRKKVEMIAANLFSLLRSLDQMSLRKAYIEAIPEEGIGEAVMNRLYKASLES from the coding sequence ATGTCTAAGAAATATGATACTATTTTTCAAAAAGTGAATTATAATTTAATAAAAGAAGCCAATATAGAAGAACTAAAAAAGGAAGAAGCAGTGAAGCTGGCTGCTAATTTATTGAAAAAAGGAGAAGTGCTTGCCTTTCCCACTGAAACGGTTTATGGTTTGGGAGCTGATGCTAGTAAGACAAAGGCAGTGGAAAAAATATATCAGGCTAAAGGGCGTCCTCAGGATAACCCTTTGATAGTACATATTGCCAATAGAGAACAGCTTAGATCGTTGATTAGAGGAGATATAAGTGTAGAAACTGAGAACTTAATTTCTAATTTTTGGCCTGGCCCTTTAACAATTATCCTAGATAAAAATGATCTGCTACCTGATGCAACTACAGCTGGTCTTTCTAGTGTTGCAATTAGAATGCCCGCTCATCCTTTGAGTCGAGCTTTAATAGAGTTATCTGGATTAGCTTTAGCTGCTCCTAGCGCCAATAAATCAGGTGCTCCTAGCCCAACTACAGCTGATCATGTTGCAAATGATCTTGATGGTAGGATTGCTATGATTCTTGATGGGGGTCCTTCTAAGGTTGGTTTAGAGTCAACTGTTCTTGATGTTAGAGGGCAAGTAAGGATTTTAAGACCTGGTGGTGTTAGTAGAAAAGATATTGAGAAAGTGTTGGGATATAAGTTAGACGATAGTAATAATTATGTTCAGGGAAAATTAGAGAAAGAATTAGATAATGAGAAGCCCTTATCTCCTGGTATGAAATACCGTCATTATTCACCAGAGACTCCTCTCTATATAGTAAAGGATAATGATGACTTAGTGAAAATACTTGAAGAAATACTGCATAGTAATAAAGGTGATAATTATCAAAAAGAATGCCAAGAAGCTGTAGGATTTATACTTACTAATGAGTCTTACGAAAAATATAGTTCTTTTCTACATGGGCCAGGAATAAAATTGATTAAAATGGGTTCCAGGAAAAAAGTTGAAATGATTGCAGCTAATCTTTTTTCTCTTTTACGTAGTCTTGATCAGATGTCTCTAAGAAAAGCTTATATTGAAGCAATTCCAGAAGAAGGGATAGGGGAGGCAGTTATGAATCGTTTGTACAAGGCAAGCCTTGAATCTTAA
- the prmC gene encoding peptide chain release factor N(5)-glutamine methyltransferase: MNIKEILTSTEEYLKKHGVNNPRLEAEVLLSHVMELERIQLYVHFDKPLKKGELDQYRDLVHKRAQKVPIAYLLEKKEFMSLEFFVNEDVLIPRPETEELVESLIKYCEKKSLNDPNIVDVCTGSGAIAVSLAYYLTDARILAIDISAEALEVSKKNIEKFQLSQRVKAARGDLLSPLIKLEKKNVDIVVSNPPYIDKEGMAILSEEVKKEPAIALSGGNDGLDYYRKLIPQAKSVLKIEGLLAMEIGYNQGESIKKLFDEDWKNIRVEKDLSGHDRMVFAEKI; this comes from the coding sequence TTGAATATTAAAGAGATACTTACAAGCACAGAGGAATATTTAAAAAAACATGGTGTAAATAACCCTAGACTTGAGGCTGAAGTACTTTTATCTCATGTTATGGAACTTGAGAGGATTCAATTATATGTTCATTTTGATAAACCTCTTAAAAAAGGCGAGTTAGATCAGTATCGGGATTTAGTTCATAAGCGGGCACAAAAGGTGCCTATTGCATATCTATTAGAAAAGAAAGAATTCATGTCTTTGGAGTTTTTTGTAAATGAAGATGTTTTGATCCCTCGTCCAGAAACTGAAGAATTAGTGGAGAGTCTAATAAAATATTGTGAGAAAAAGTCTTTAAATGATCCTAATATAGTAGATGTATGTACAGGGAGCGGTGCTATAGCCGTCTCTCTTGCTTACTATTTGACAGATGCTAGAATATTGGCTATTGATATCTCTGCAGAAGCATTAGAGGTCAGTAAAAAAAATATAGAAAAATTTCAATTATCTCAAAGAGTTAAGGCAGCTCGCGGTGATTTGTTAAGCCCTCTTATTAAATTAGAAAAGAAAAATGTAGATATAGTTGTTTCTAATCCTCCTTACATAGATAAGGAAGGAATGGCTATCCTTTCTGAGGAAGTAAAAAAAGAACCGGCTATAGCCTTGAGTGGAGGTAATGATGGTCTTGATTATTATCGTAAACTTATCCCTCAGGCTAAAAGTGTTTTAAAAATAGAAGGTCTATTAGCTATGGAAATTGGATATAATCAGGGAGAGAGTATTAAAAAGCTTTTTGATGAAGATTGGAAGAATATTAGGGTGGAAAAAGATTTGTCTGGACATGATCGTATGGTATTTGCAGAGAAGATATAA
- the prfA gene encoding peptide chain release factor 1, with translation MFDLKEKLEELANDYQKLNKKISDPEVIADTGQYQKLLKKHAKMKKVVDKYREYENVLSGIEEAETILKSDEDSDVKELAEMEMEELSPIRERLEEELPILLLPEDPNDEKNVIVEIRAGAGGDEAALFAADLYRMYTRYAEGRGWKSDVMSSSSSGVGGFKEIIFTVEGGDVYSKLKYESGVHRVQRVPSTESSGRIHTSTATVAVLPEAEDIDFEIDPNELRIDVYRSSGPGGQSVNTTDSAVRITHEPSGLVVSCQDEKSQHKNKAKALRVLRARLKEMYEQEQQAELDEARKTQVGTGDRSEKIRTYNFPQGRVSDHRINLTLHKLEQVLNGDLELVIEELINEDMIKRLQKV, from the coding sequence GTGTTTGATCTTAAAGAAAAGTTAGAGGAACTGGCTAATGATTATCAGAAGCTGAATAAAAAAATAAGTGATCCAGAAGTTATTGCTGATACAGGTCAATATCAAAAGTTACTAAAAAAGCATGCTAAAATGAAAAAAGTGGTTGATAAATATAGAGAGTATGAAAATGTATTAAGTGGTATTGAAGAGGCAGAAACGATTTTAAAAAGCGATGAAGACAGTGATGTTAAAGAATTAGCTGAAATGGAAATGGAAGAACTTAGTCCAATTAGGGAAAGGCTAGAAGAGGAACTGCCAATTTTATTATTGCCTGAGGATCCCAATGATGAAAAGAACGTTATTGTGGAAATTAGAGCCGGAGCTGGTGGAGATGAGGCTGCTTTATTTGCTGCTGATCTTTATCGTATGTACACTCGCTATGCAGAGGGTAGAGGCTGGAAGTCTGATGTGATGAGTTCAAGTAGCTCGGGTGTAGGTGGTTTTAAGGAAATCATCTTTACTGTAGAGGGTGGGGATGTTTATAGTAAGTTGAAGTATGAAAGTGGTGTTCATAGAGTGCAGCGTGTCCCTTCAACAGAGTCTAGTGGAAGAATTCATACATCTACAGCAACTGTAGCTGTATTACCAGAAGCTGAAGATATTGATTTTGAAATTGACCCTAATGAATTAAGAATCGATGTTTACCGCTCAAGCGGTCCTGGAGGTCAAAGTGTAAATACTACTGATTCAGCTGTTAGAATCACTCATGAACCTTCTGGTTTGGTTGTTTCCTGTCAGGATGAAAAATCACAGCATAAAAATAAGGCCAAGGCCTTACGTGTCTTGCGTGCTAGATTGAAAGAAATGTATGAACAGGAACAACAGGCAGAACTAGATGAAGCCAGAAAGACACAAGTTGGTACTGGGGATCGTAGTGAAAAGATTAGGACCTATAACTTTCCACAAGGTCGAGTTAGTGATCACAGGATTAATTTAACCCTCCATAAATTAGAACAGGTTTTAAATGGAGATTTAGAGTTAGTTATTGAAGAATTAATTAATGAAGATATGATAAAGAGATTACAGAAGGTGTAG
- a CDS encoding DUF1385 domain-containing protein: protein MSKNQYGGQAVLEGVMMRGAEDIAVAVRRSPDNIVIKKMKADSIANKYSFLQWPFIRGFLALFSSLIVGTKALSFSANQLAEEDEEEITTKEMISSIILSFLFAILLFVVFPASMVALLDSYVESNLILNFIEGIIKIIAFLSYLFIISRFEDIKRVFMYHGAEHKVIFTYEKGLPLTVENAKTFGTLHPRCGTNFLFIVILMSIFFFTFFGRPPFFQRIMYHVILLPLIAGTSYEIIKEAGGSRVDSITGKVKINPIIKAIATPGLYLQKLTTREPDDSMLEVAITALEAVLPEQRKDEKSV, encoded by the coding sequence ATGAGTAAAAATCAATATGGAGGCCAGGCGGTTTTAGAAGGAGTAATGATGCGCGGGGCGGAAGATATTGCCGTTGCTGTAAGGAGATCGCCTGATAATATTGTTATAAAGAAAATGAAAGCTGACTCTATAGCTAATAAATATTCTTTTTTACAGTGGCCATTTATTAGAGGATTTCTTGCCTTATTTAGCTCTTTAATTGTGGGAACTAAGGCCTTATCTTTTTCCGCTAATCAATTAGCAGAAGAGGATGAGGAAGAGATTACTACTAAAGAGATGATTTCTAGCATAATACTTTCTTTTCTTTTTGCTATTTTACTTTTTGTTGTATTTCCAGCAAGTATGGTAGCTTTGTTAGATTCTTATGTGGAGAGTAATCTTATATTAAATTTCATAGAGGGTATAATAAAAATTATCGCTTTTTTGTCTTATTTATTTATTATTTCTAGATTCGAAGATATCAAAAGAGTTTTTATGTATCATGGGGCTGAACATAAGGTTATCTTTACTTATGAAAAGGGCTTACCCCTAACAGTTGAAAATGCTAAGACTTTTGGTACTTTACACCCTAGATGTGGAACTAATTTTTTATTTATTGTAATTTTAATGAGTATTTTTTTCTTTACTTTTTTTGGACGCCCACCTTTTTTTCAGCGTATAATGTATCACGTTATTCTGTTACCTTTAATTGCTGGTACATCTTATGAGATTATAAAAGAGGCTGGAGGTAGTAGAGTGGATTCTATTACAGGGAAAGTAAAGATTAATCCGATTATAAAGGCTATAGCTACCCCAGGTTTGTACTTGCAAAAATTGACTACTAGGGAACCTGATGATTCAATGTTAGAAGTAGCTATTACTGCTCTAGAAGCAGTTTTGCCAGAGCAGAGAAAGGATGAGAAAAGTGTTTGA
- the rpmE gene encoding 50S ribosomal protein L31, whose translation MNKSLHPDMKETTVVCACGAEYNTKSVKENIHVEVCSNCHPFYTGKQRKAAKGGRIERFNKKYGLKEDE comes from the coding sequence GTGAATAAAAGTTTACATCCAGATATGAAAGAAACAACTGTTGTTTGTGCATGTGGAGCCGAATATAATACAAAATCAGTAAAAGAAAATATACATGTTGAAGTATGCTCCAATTGCCATCCTTTCTATACCGGAAAACAGCGTAAAGCTGCAAAGGGTGGTAGGATTGAGAGATTTAATAAAAAATATGGCCTCAAAGAGGATGAATAG